A region of the Vanrija pseudolonga chromosome 2, complete sequence genome:
ACCGCCTGGTTCCTcaacgagcgcgaccgcaagctcgcgcgcctgcgTACCAAGGAGaaccagctcggcgtcgttgacAGGACTTGGAAGTGGTACCAGGTCCGCGAGGCCCTCCTTGACCCTGCTGTCTGGCTCCTCTGCCTCGTCTCGCTCTGCCTCGTCTCGCTCTGCCTCATGATCCCCTCGGGTGGTCTCCTCAACTTTTACGGTATCGTCGTTTCGCAGATGGGCTTCTCGAGTGAGTTGCTTGAGCCGGGGGCTGGAGTATTTCTAAGCTAACTCCCGCAGGCCAGATGactctcctcctctcgctgGCCGGATCGTGGAACATCTTCAAcgtcctcttcttccccTGGCTCGCCGGCAAGTACGGTTACCGTGCCCTCATCTCCATCATGCCCTGCGGCATCGCACTCGCTGGTACTGCCATGGTCTGGGGCTGCAAGGACAAGTACGCCCGCTTCGTCGGCTacaacctcggcctcggctaCGCAGCCACCTTtgccctctccctctcacTTCTCACGTCCAACGTTGCCGGCCGCACGAAGAAGACATTCGTCAACGGCATgttcctcgtcgccttctGCGCCGGTAACCTCATCGGCCCGCAGACTTTCCGTGAGAAGGATAAGCCCAAGTACGTTCCCGCCCTCACCTCAATTGTCGTCCTCTACGCCTTCAGCATGTTCCTCATGGTGTGCGTCCACTTCCTCTACACGAGCCGCAACAAGAAGCGTGCCGCCCTCTGGGCAGAGGGAAgcgagcccgtcgccgacgactcggaggatCTCACCGACCGTGAGAACCCCTACTTCCACTATGCGTTCTAGACGGGTGTGAATCTTTGGGCTCttgtagtagtagtagtagtagtagtgaGGAAGACAAAGTATGAAAGAAGGTCATCTTGCGTGGGACACGGGCATGACATGGGTATGGATCTGGTCCAAGTCGATTGAAGTACACTCCCTTGATGTACCCCAGCGGGTCTTTGCCTGCGGGTGAGGGATTAATGAAGACGTCACCTCGCCAGGGCCAAAGCAAGTCAACCCTCGAGGGTCGTTCTACCTCGCTAGAGTCGCTCTCTCTTCCGACAATGCTTCGTCCTTTCCAGCACCCGAGCCCCACGAGGTGCATCCTCGAAGCCGAATCTTCCCGGCCAAACCATCCCACCTCCAAGTCAGCAACTGATCTCTTTCCGACGGAGGCAGCATGCTCGCAATGTAATCAACAATGCAACCACACACATTGTTGAATTGTTGCCAGTGTCAAGCGCACAGGATGGCCGGTTTGATTAGATAATTGGCGTCATCGGCCAAGTCCGATTGAAGCACATTGCGCCATTCTTCGTCGGCAAACAGTCACCCACTGACTCATGGCGACATGATACGACAGGAAAGCAATcgcgcggcggtgtcgtGACTGGAAGAGAGGTGCGGTGTGGAGGTGTGGATGGCTGCCTTATAATGTGCGCGAGGTGACGCACTGGGTCGTCCACACTCCTCACCACCTCGCAAGACCCACTACTACGACAATGACCGTCACCCCTTACATTCTCTACGGCCTCACTGGCAAGAAGGGCAGCACCAAGAACGGTGGCCCCCACACCCTCAagaccaaggtcgaccttgCGTGAGTTCCCTCGTCCgagccgcctcctccccggGGCACCTGTCCGCTCCTTCCGTCGCTtgcccgctgacgcccacCCGCAgcatcctcggcgtccccCACACCGACATCCCCCAGACGTTCCCCCAGATCCgcaacgagctcgccgaggcctcgGGCAACCCCAAGGTCACCGTCCCGACGCTCAAGGTGGGCGACGAGTACATCACCGACTCGTGGGTGATTGCCGAGTGGCTCGAGGCGAAGCACGGCACTGCCGAGCGCTCGCTCTTCTACGGccccgagggcaaggcgtACGCCAAGTTCCTCGAGACGTGGGCGAACAACGATCTCGCCAACGAGATCCGTCCCTTCGGTGGCCCGAACGCCTATGCCACCTCCGACGCGGCTGTTCAGGAGTGGCTTGTGGCCAACaagcagggcggcgacgacacggccctcaaggcggcggtcgcgcgcctcgacgaccccgagtTTGTCGAGAAGCAgaccggcgccgcgcgcgccaagctcgctACCCTCGAGaagcacctcgccgccctcaaggccgagggcaagggcccCTTCGTCGCCGGTGACAAGATCACCCACGGCGACGCCATCATCTTCGGCTGGCTCGCGGGGAGCTATGGCCGCCGTGAAATCGGCGACAAGATCTGGAGGAACTCGGAGATTCCTCTCGTTGGCGAGTGGGCCGACGCAGTCATCAAGGCCACGGGTATCAACCCTTAGGGTGTGAGGAGTACATAGATGCGAAGGTAGAATAGGGCGTGCGAATGAACATTGCACAGAGGCAGCGTCGGTGCGGGTGTGAGAGCATTCGTTGAACAAACCGTGAAGCATGAGCAAGCGAAGTCGTTGGACACTATACAACACCTATACATGCAGCCTACATCCTAAGACAAACATCCCAGCCATATTCTATTCCACAACCACAGACCTCATGATAACCATCACTCGAAACGGATCCACCGTTGTGTCGTCAATGGCGCagccagctcgaggacacgCGCAACGAACTCCATGGCCTCGTCGTGGGAGGCGACACCCTCAAACGCCGTAGGAGGGTTGGGCAGTGCGAGCACAGCctgggccgcggcgacgatgtTCTTGAGCTTTTGTCCCTGCAGCCCGTCAGCGAAACCCTAGCCGCGCCAAGCTCTACTAACCATCGCTGGCCCGTTGCCTGACACCGCGCTGGCCGGCAGCCCATTGATGACCCTCACTGTccgcgcgagcacctcgacgggATACTCTATCCGGAGTTCGCGGTGCTCTGGTTCAAACTGGAGCACCGAGTGGGACGTGCACGCACGCCAGATCTCAGCGTGCAGCCATAGCCGTGTGAGGAGGAAGTCGGCCGCCTGTACAGGGGACAGATGGCCAGAGGTCACGGCGTCCAGCGTGCGGTGGTATCCCATCGCTGCTTCGGCGTCGAAGGTACAAGGCTCCgagccctcgccgccacatGTCCCGCTGATGCACGCGACcaggtcctcgtcgaggatctcgaACACGCGTGTTGTCGGCTCGATctgcgccaccgccgctgaAGTGGCCCACTCGGCCGACATGATAGAGGAGAGGTGGGTGACTTTGCCGCGGATGGCGATGAGCGGGCGGAAGTTGGGAAGGTCGCCCTCCAGCTTGGGGAGAATGAGCGCGTTTGATCTGTTCATTAGCTGGGTCAGGTGAAGATCAACTACCCACCGATCACCTGTGGCCAGGTGCCAGAACAGCCGGACGGCCGTCGACTTCTCCGCCTCCGTGAACGTGTCGTACACCCGCGGGTTGCTgaggttgagcagctcgacgagcgcgtaCGCCTCCCGGCGGCGGAGGTACCATGCGTTAAAGCCGTGCGTGAGCCGGAGGGCAGATGACATGATCAGCGAAGTGGAGATACAGTCTAGGTTGGGCCTGATCCCGAGCTCGGGGTTGCTCGAGTGTAGGGCGAGGGCTTCGCGGACTAGCGTGTCCGCTTgccgcgacgagccgggcttggcggcctcgaaCGGGAGGAACAGCGCCAGGCTGCACATGGACAGTACCATGGCCGCAAAGCTCTCGCTGTACAGGTGCTCCTTGTGCCCGAAGCGCTTGAGCACGCCCACCCCGTCCACTACGGGCCAGACGGTGTGCAGGTGGGTGAAGTACGagtggaggagggaggaCACGCGCGCCTCCATCAGCTCGATGATGTGTGCGCGCGAGTGGAACGCTTGGCCGAACGGATGGTCCGGGGAAGGGTTGAGCAGGGCCGGCgggagggcgagcggcgcgagcgagaggggAGATGCGTGGGTCACTAGTTGCAGGCTGTTATCCCCCAGGTCTAGTGTTGGCAGCCAGTCGCTCGCTATCATCGAGATGGGCGAGATCTCCGCATTCGCCGTCGGTAGCTCCGATGGCCCAGCCTCGCACACCTGTGTCGTTGCGctactcgacgtcgtcgctgcgccgctcCCGAACACCTCCTGCAGCATCGTCACTGTCCTGCCGTCAGCCTCTAGCTCGCAGCCATGACCACTCACTTGCCCCGCGGCCCCCGCTTCTTGCGCGACAGCTCGAACGTGCACCCGATGTCGCTCGTCTTGCATTTGAGGCATGGCTGGTGGCCGTCGCACTGGGGTGTAAGTGAGCTGGAACGGGGGTGCTAGAGACGGGCGcctcgctgctcggcgcAAGCAGTGGTGAGCATGCACAGACTACACGGCGGCTGTGCATCCACTGTCCTAGGAACTGCGAAGGCGAGCCGACGCAAAGCCAAGTCCGAGCCGACACATTGCACGTGCGatcgcgcctcctcgccctgtCTCACTCCTCACCTTTGTTCGGCGGACGCGACATGCGTCACACGCCTTGGAGACGACCATGACCTGTTCTTATCGCGGCTGATGCGACGAGCGAGCAACCGCAAGCGGCTGGTGGCGTCGGGCTTGGGAGTAGGGTGTAGAATGTCAACAATGGAACGAGCAGCTGACAGGATGCAATGTGAgttgggctggctggctcctggctcgggctcgctTGGCCCGCCGGCCACCCTCGTCGCACTCGCCCACTGGCGCAAGGAATCCACAGAACACGCAGGGTTCACCCACCCGGGGAGCTTTTCATTTTCGAGGGTGTCCCAGATCTGGTGCTCTCTCTTCTCGCTGCACGTGCTAAGCCTGGCCAGCTCATTAGGCCATGCTGTTAGTCTTGCGTCATGCGCGCGAGCTTTGCGCCTGTCCATTGTCGAGGGTTGTCGCGAGCCCACTGGCGAAGCTGGATCAGGCCCTCCCGTCAGCCGCGAGCCGCAGGGCGGGCATACGCTGGCCATAACCTTCCAAGCACCGATTGTTTGGTTCCAGCGTCAGTAGTGCTCGTCGGATGGACCACGGTCAGGCACTCTGTCTGACCCAgaagagcagcagcagatcgGTGCTACCTGCCCCATGCCGTAGTGAGGCTCGCAAGTTTTGGGCCGCCTGCTTGGCGACCACGGACAGCAGAcgtgggcagcggcgggtcGGGGTAGGAGTGACAGCCCAGAGGAGAAGATGGAAAAACAAACTCGAGAGCAGCCAACCTTGGTTGTTCAACATTACTCAGTTACATTCACGCACTTGCAACCCACGTCAAGccgacacgcacgcacgccacGATGATGGAGTGGCTCTCGAGCGCGTGGAGCAGCATTGGGTTCTACAAGTCCAGTTCGGCGAGCTACGTCGAGCGAAGAAGGACAGAATACGACGTAGTCAAACACCAGTTCTTGGTACGTCCTGCTTTGTTTTCCGCGTTCAGTCCACGGCTCACACACACTACAGGTCGCCGTACACACGtccctcgccgacgctgtCGTCCGCTCCGACCCCGAGTTTGCCGGCGTGCTCCGCTGGATCCTCGCATGGGAGCAGTCCCGCTACGAGTACTCAGAGACCGAGTATGCCCGGCTGCTGCGCATGATCGACAACTTCAATGGCGAGCTGGAGCACTTCTTGAAGGATCGCGGCGGGGCTGCACGTCTCGTGGCAAGAGAGATCGCAGGTTACTACAGCTTGGAGGACGGCGGTGAGTAtggctttggcggcgggtggcgtgggcgtggAGGATGGGCAGTCGTGTGGTGCCTCGCCGTGACGATCTCGCCcgggtcgaggagctcgcaCTGGCCTCGCTGGGAATCACATGGCGTGCATGTTTGTAGCCCTGCGTACGAGCAACAGATTCCAGGATCTGTCGTCTCCAAGCAAGCAAGAAGACGATCGCAGGGCGCAATTCCAACTGCAACACCTTCCCCTTCCCCTGTGCCTCGTTTCCAAGCTGACACCACGGCCCAGCCAACGTCGTCGCGGAGGGGCACGACCCAAAGGCAGTTCTCGAGGGGATCAACGCGCGCCTAGACGACGAGTatcggcgctcgacctcgctcgTCATCTCCTCGGATCCCCTGAAGAACGAGAAACAGTTCTCCCAGACGCGCAGCGACGTGGTGAAGCGGTGTATCAAGCACGCCACGTGTCTCGTGGACGCAGTAGCGGCAGCCGAAGCGGAGGGGTTGatcgaccgcgcgcgcctgtTCCCCAAGGATGGAGCGGTCACTACCCCGTCCCATGCGCAGGTCAAATACGAGGCCACCGAGTTTGTGCGCctccgcgacgcgcgcgacgagcggctcATGGCCGTCattgaggaggagctgggggACGTTGAGTGGCCCAGCATGTTTGACGAGCTTGctgcgtggcggcgagcgcgggggagcgtacgtgctcgaggtggtgggGAAGCTGAGggtgtcgaggagggcgcgggggagaagcagggcggcgtgcctcacgtcgtcgagggggaggctggcgaggaggagtcATAGACACGCGTGACGGACACTGTACATCCTAAACACACATGATAATTGCAGCATACATAGCTGTTAATGGTCCTGCCTGCCGACGTAGCGCCAGCCGAGGTACCGGGTAGGCATGCACAACATACGAGTCACGAACCAAATGCATGTCACATCAATGCTATCTAAGCACCCCGAGCTTGCTTCACCCGGGCGTCGCGCCACACCGCGTCCACGGGCGCCTGGAATGCAGGCTGTGCCGCGAAGAGGTCGGCGGAGCTGGGCGTGAGGTCGGCTGCGTGCTGTCAGGGAGAACCGTTCTTACAGCACGTACCAATGATCCAGGTGTATCCGAGGGCCTTGAACAGGTCTGTGGAGAGGGTTAGGTCGACAACCGGAGATTGAACCCTACTCACCGAGATCATACCGCCAGTCCTTACCGTCCGGGGCGTCGCCaggcgcgaggagggtgtcGTACGACGTGGGCGGGATACTGGCGTCAGTTGAGCCATGCGGAGGCCAACTCACCCCTCGTCGAAGCAAGTGGGCGGGGCACCGGGcttctgcgccgccgcgaggtcgaaGCCCGCGAGGTCATACCTGCTCGTCAGCTGCCGAGTCCGCGAGCCGCTAGCCGACGTACACTTCCTCGCGCCCATCAGCAGGGTGGATATCGCCCAACGTGCCGAACCATCCCATCGCGATGCCGGCCCCGTGGGCCCAGTCAACGAGGTTACGCAGCGGGCCGGTGGGCGAGCGCAGGCCGACCTCCAGGGCGAGGGTGTACGGGCGTGTAGCGTACGCCTTGGCGGCAGCAAGCACTGGCTGTCAGCTCATCTCCATCGGATGCGGCTAGCTCACCGTCCATCACCCGCGCGGAGGACGGCTCAAAGACGGGGATGTACTGCGGCTTGCCGGTGGCCAGGGCATGCTGGAACCACGGCTCCGCCTCGAGGTTCGCAGGGTTGGGGTAGAACTCGACCGCGGGCTTCCAGACGCACCAGTCTGGCGGGGGTCAGCTTGCATCGACGAGGGGACCGCAGCTGGCCTACCGGACGCTGGGACGCCGCGGGCGTTGGTACGGCTCTTCATGACCTCGTAAGCGATCGGCATGGCCTCTTTGGATTTCCTGTGTGGATCAGCGACCACCCAAGCGATCCACATACACGTCAAGGAAGACGATCAGGTCCACGCCGTGCGCCTTGATCAGGTCGAGGAAGGAGGCAAAGTCGAGGATGTGGGCGTCGCTGACCAGTTAGCAGGCAACGACGAACACTAACTGACGTGAtctcgccgtgctcgttcTTGAGGTTGAGCTGCCGCACAACGCTCCACGGGAGGGTGTTGATCGCCGGTGCGTACCCGTCGCCGGAGTACGGACTATAAACGTCTGCTCATCAGCTTCGATCCACCTGCCGCGAAGCTGACCATGGCGGCCCAAGTACTCTGCGATGTTGGTCGCGCGCCCCGCCAGGCGATCATGAAAGAGgactggggtcagcttgcATCGGGCGGAGCTAGCTGTACCCACTCGGCACGCCGTCGGACGTGAGGCgcaggtcgacctcgatacACAGCAGTCCGAACCGCGCGGCGttgagcacggcgtcggcgctctGCGTGTCAGCTTGCACTTGCACGGCACGCCCACGTACGTTCTCCGGCACGCCGTCCCACCGCAGGCCGCGGTGCGCGGAGACCAGTAGCTCTGGCTGTGGGGAGCGGAAGAGGTCGAGGATGGAATGGACGGAGAGGCGCGTCGGGGCTGGCATTGTGGAAtgggaggggggaggaggagggggaacGTGCGCTCGTGGGCGTGATGGGTTCAAGTatccccctcgtcgtccccacCTCTGTCCCCATCTCCCTCATTTCTCCTTCTCCACAAGCGCGTCATGGTGCTTGTTGGTTGTAACAGTCCACGGTTGACGGAGAAACTGTGTAGTGTGGTGTGGTCggcacctcggcgaccaTGGGACCGACCGACCCTGGCCTCACGCG
Encoded here:
- the SPCC417.10_5 gene encoding putative transporter, with the protein product MAVTTGIQPSDDKASLKGQHVETIDNEKRTGSDLGDEEISEEDNIRLRRRIDWFIMPLLCLVYGLQYLDKTGLSYASIMGIIPDTKMTLANYSWLGTIFYFGFLAGEYPLTYALQRWPIAKVTGITIIVWGIVLGCMAACHDFKGLLVVRFFLGFFESSITPALTIFTAQWYRIREQSFRTGMWYSTQAGISIFGGLVAYGFAKAGAEHKLSIHSWRAILLLFAAMTVATGVLFFFLIPDSVETAWFLNERDRKLARLRTKENQLGVVDRTWKWYQVREALLDPAVWLLCLVSLCLVSLCLMIPSGGLLNFYGIVVSQMGFSSQMTLLLSLAGSWNIFNVLFFPWLAGKYGYRALISIMPCGIALAGTAMVWGCKDKYARFVGYNLGLGYAATFALSLSLLTSNVAGRTKKTFVNGMFLVAFCAGNLIGPQTFREKDKPKYVPALTSIVVLYAFSMFLMVCVHFLYTSRNKKRAALWAEGSEPVADDSEDLTDRENPYFHYAF
- the MAL63_0 gene encoding Maltose fermentation regulatory protein MAL63, with the protein product MVVSKACDACRVRRTKCDGHQPCLKCKTSDIGCTFELSRKKRGPRGKTVTMLQEVFGSGAATTSSSATTQVCEAGPSELPTANAEISPISMIASDWLPTLDLGDNSLQLVTHASPLSLAPLALPPALLNPSPDHPFGQAFHSRAHIIELMEARVSSLLHSYFTHLHTVWPVVDGVGVLKRFGHKEHLYSESFAAMVLSMCSLALFLPFEAAKPGSSRQADTLVREALALHSSNPELGIRPNLDCISTSLIMSSALRLTHGFNAWYLRRREAYALVELLNLSNPRVYDTFTEAEKSTAVRLFWHLATGDRSNALILPKLEGDLPNFRPLIAIRGKVTHLSSIMSAEWATSAAVAQIEPTTRVFEILDEDLVACISGTCGGEGSEPCTFDAEAAMGYHRTLDAVTSGHLSPVQAADFLLTRLWLHAEIWRACTSHSVLQFEPEHRELRIEYPVEVLARTVRVINGLPASAVSGNGPAMGQKLKNIVAAAQAVLALPNPPTAFEGVASHDEAMEFVARVLELAAPLTTQRWIRFE
- the NGR_a03890_0 gene encoding putative protein y4eD yields the protein MPAPTRLSVHSILDLFRSPQPELLVSAHRGLRWDGVPENSADAVLNAARFGLLCIEVDLRLTSDGVPILFHDRLAGRATNIAEYLGRHDVYSPYSGDGYAPAINTLPWSVVRQLNLKNEHGEITDAHILDFASFLDLIKAHGVDLIVFLDVKSKEAMPIAYEVMKSRTNARGVPASDWCVWKPAVEFYPNPANLEAEPWFQHALATGKPQYIPVFEPSSARVMDVLAAAKAYATRPYTLALEVGLRSPTGPLRNLVDWAHGAGIAMGWFGTLGDIHPADGREEVYDLAGFDLAAAQKPGAPPTCFDEGIPPTSYDTLLAPGDAPDGKDWRYDLDLFKALGYTWIIAPPTSSRHSLHSRRPWTRCGATPG